Proteins encoded within one genomic window of Ciona intestinalis unplaced genomic scaffold, KH HT000164.2, whole genome shotgun sequence:
- the LOC108950443 gene encoding protein ANTAGONIST OF LIKE HETEROCHROMATIN PROTEIN 1-like has product MWDFPVNVTFWFSMILESSLSNMDSNFSVAIYRRTMLKLVWQRRKMILGWKQRARRRKFCILLIKTTFVLLKKARRFWMLQRSSRWWEFVSNNYTDEFWLKDFRLSKNTFNQIVDMVRTELRPDERSIRQPIPVEKVVAMALFQLGSSGEYRTTGIVFGVSKASVHKCLHRFCKAIGKLVSHFIKLPSNKEAIQMARENQRLNKFPQLWGSVDGCHIAVAPPSHGYADYINRKMFPSIVLQAVVDGQYRFLNINACMPGSSHDAAVLKQSSIYRMAQSVLPVGSIFINDVEIPLMIAGDAAYPLLPWLMKPYVGTNLTDQQMSFNCYHTSSRIVVENAFGRLKARWRILQKSIPVAAAPMVVLTACCILHNICENQQMPDPPKLVRHTICKFLSDNYPLRTSSRF; this is encoded by the exons ATGTGGGACTTCCCCGTGAACGTAACTTTTTGGTTTAGTATGATATTGGAATCAAGTTTGAGCAATATGGATAGTAATTTTTCTGTTGCAATTTATCGAAGAACCATGTTAAAGTTAGTATGGCAAAGAAGAAAAATGATACTAGGTTGGAAACAACGAGCTAGGAGACggaaattttgtattttgttaattaaaactacttttgttttgcttaAGAAAGCACGACGTTTTTGGATGCTGCAAAG GTCATCGCGGTGGTGGGAGTTCGTTAGCAATAACTACACTGATGAGTTCTGGTTGAAGGATTTTAGATTATCAAAAAACACCTTCAATCAAATTGTTGACATGGTGAGAACTGAATTAAGACCAG ATGAAAGGTCTATTCGACAACCAATTCCTGTGGAAAAAGTGGTTGCTATGGCATTGTTTCAACTTGGGTCTTCTGGTGAATACAGAACAACCGGAATTGTTTTTGGAGTTTCTAAAGCTTCAGTTCACAAGTGTTTGCATAG GTTTTGCAAAGCAATAGGCAAGCTTGTTTCACATTTTATAAAGCTTCCATCCAATAAAGAAGCTATACAAATGGCCCGAGAAAACCAGAGATTGAATAAATTTCCTCAGTTGTGGGGTTCGGTTGATGGGTGCCATATTGCGGTTGCTCCACCGAGTCATGGTTATGCTGACTACATAAATCGCAAAATGTTTCCTTCTATAGTTCTCCAAGCTGTGGTTGACGGACAGTACAg ATTTCTAAACATTAATGCGTGTATGCCGGGATCGAGTCATGATGCTGCAGTATTAAAGCAATCGAGCATATACAGAATGGCACAATCTGTATTGCCTGTA GGAtccatatttataaatgatgtAGAGATTCCATTAATGATTGCTGGGGATGCAGCATATCCACTTCTTCCTTGGCTAATGAAACCATATGTGGGAACCAACTTGACAGATCAACAAATGTCATTCAACTGTTACCACACTAGTTCCAGGATTGTGGTTGAAAATGCCTTTGGAAGATTGAAGGCAAGGTGGAGAATCTTGCAAAAATCTATTCCTGTTGCTGCTGCTCCTATGGTGGTACTTACTGCTTGCTGTATTCTCCACAATATATGTGAAAACCAGCAAATGCCAGACCCACCAAAATTGGTTCGCCACacaatttgtaaatttctATCTGACAATTACCCATTGAGAACAAGTTCtcgtttttga